A window of the Lactuca sativa cultivar Salinas chromosome 5, Lsat_Salinas_v11, whole genome shotgun sequence genome harbors these coding sequences:
- the LOC111889646 gene encoding long-chain-alcohol O-fatty-acyltransferase, with protein MEDGEELKTFVKVWILAITSICYCYLIPTRISNGVSRFLFLLPVIIFFFILPLPLSSVHLAGPTIFYLVWLSNFKLVLLAFNRGPLASDPTLPFFIFISIALLPINPKHAVADISDPVPDSTSVPSHKPTLLAFKALILAVIVGIYRYQDNLHRYVILGFYCCHVYLGVELVLAITAYFVRFFLGFKFEIEPQFNEPYLATSLQDFWGRRWNLMVTRILRPTVYDPIREISLPVLGKLWSRLPAIFATFLVSGLMHELIYLYFTRVRPTWEVTWFFVLQGVCTAVEVAVKKAAKGKFQLHRAMSGPLTVVFVAVTGVWLFLPQILRNGVDVKAINEYSILLKFLRSTWESKI; from the coding sequence ATGGAGGACGGCGAAGAACTCAAAACTTTTGTCAAAGTATGGATTCTCGCCATCACCTCTATCTGTTACTGCTACTTGATACCAACTCGGATCTCCAATGGCGTCTCCAGGTTCCTCTTTCTCCTACccgtcatcatcttcttcttcatcctcccACTCCCTCTCTCCTCCGTCCATCTCGCCGGCCCCACCATCTTCTACCTTGTCTGGCTTTCTAATTTCAAACTCGTACTCCTCGCATTCAATCGTGGTCCTTTAGCTTCCGATCCGACGTTACCTTTCTTCATTTTCATCTCCATCGCTCTTCTTCCAATCAATCCTAAACACGCCGTTGCTGATATCTCAGATCCAGTTCCAGATTCAACTTCAGTTCCATCGCATAAACCAACTCTATTGGCGTTTAAAGCATTGATTTTAGCTGTAATCGTTGGGATTTATCGGTACCAGGATAACCTCCATCGGTATGTGATTTTAGGTTTCTACTGTTGCCATGTCTACCTCGGTGTTGAGCTCGTTCTCGCGATCACTGCGTATTTTGTTAGGTTTTTTCTCGGATTCAAGTTTGAGATCGAACCGCAGTTTAATGAGCCTTACCTTGCTACATCGCTTCAGGATTTTTGGGGCCGGCGGTGGAACCTCATGGTAACGAGAATCCTCCGGCCTACTGTGTACGATCCAATTCGTGAGATCTCGTTGCCGGTTCTCGGAAAGCTATGGAGCCGGCTGCCGGCGATTTTCGCAACTTTTCTGGTGTCGGGACTAATGCACGAATTGATCTACCTATACTTTACACGTGTTCGGCCGACGTGGGAGGTGACATGGTTTTTTGTACTACAGGGTGTGTGTACGGCTGTAGAGGTGGCAGTGAAGAAAGCGGCAAAAGGCAAGTTCCAGTTGCACAGGGCGATGTCGGGGCCGCTTACGGTGGTGTTTGTGGCAGTGACTGGTGTTTGGTTGTTCTTGCCGCAGATATTAAGGAACGGTGTGGATGTGAAGGCCATAAACGAATATTCTATCTTACTAAAGTTTTTGAGATCGACATGGGAGAGTAAAATTTGA